The following are encoded together in the Cynocephalus volans isolate mCynVol1 chromosome 4, mCynVol1.pri, whole genome shotgun sequence genome:
- the DPP3 gene encoding dipeptidyl peptidase 3: MADTQYILPNDIGVSSLDCREAFRLLSPTERLYAHYLSRAAWYGGLAVLLQTSPESPYIYALLSRLFRAQDPDQLRQHALAEGLTEEEYQAFLVYAAGVYSNMGNYKSFGDTKFVPNLPKEKLEQVILGSKAAQQHPEEVRSLWQTCGELMFSLEPRLRHLGLGKEGITTYFSGDCTMEDAKLAQDFLDSQNLSAYNTRLFKEVSQEGKACYEVRLASVLGTEPALDSEVTSKLKSYEFRGRHFQVTRGDYAPILQKVVEHLEKAKSYAANSQQEQMLAQYMESFIQGSIEAHKRGSRFWIQDKGPIVESYIGFIESYRDPFGSRGEFEGFVAMVNKAMSAKFERLVASAEQLLKELPWPPAFEKDKFLTPDFTSLDVLTFAGSGIPAGINIPNYDDLRQTEGFKNVSLGNVLAVAYATQREKLTFLEEDDKDLYIRWKGPSFDVQVGLHELLGHGSGKLFVQDEKGVFNFDQETVINPETGEQIQSWYRSGETWDSKFSTIASSYEECRAESVGLYLCLNPQVLEIFGFEGEDAEDVIYVNWLNMVRAGLLALEFYTPEASSWRQAHMQARFVILRVLLEAGEGLVTVTPTAGSDGRPDARVRLDRSKIRSVGRPALERFLRRLQVLKSTGDVAGGRALYEGYAAVTDAPPECFLTLRDTVLLRKESRKLIVQPNTRLEGSEVQLLEYEASAAGLIQSFSERFPEDGPELEEILTQLATADARFWKGPNEVPAGQA, translated from the exons ATGGCGGACACCCAATACATCCTGCCCAATGACATTGGTGTGTCTAGCCTGGACTGCCGTGAGGCCTTCCGCCTGCTGTCACCCACAGAGCGCCTCTATGCCCACTACCTGTCACGGGCTGCCTGGTATGGAGGCCTGGCCGTGCTGCTGCAGACCTCCCCTGAGTCCCCCTACATCTATGCCCTGCTCAGCCGCCTCTTCCGTGCCCAGGACCCTGACCAACTGCGTCAACATGCCCTGGCTGAGGGCCTTACTGAGGAGGAGTATCAG GCTTTCCTGGTCTATGCCGCCGGTGTCTACTCCAACATGGGCAACTACAAGTCCTTTGGTGACACCAAGTTTGTTCCCAACCTGCCCAAG GAGAAGCTGGAACAGGTGATCCTGGGGAGTAAGGCCGCCCAGCAGCACCCGGAAGAAGTCAGGAGCCTCTGGCAGACCTGCGGGGAGCTTATGTTCTCTCTGGAGCCAAGGCTTCGGCACCTCGGCCTGGGGAAGGAG GGAATCACCACCTATTTCTCTGGGGATTGTACCATGGAAGATGCCAAACTGGCTCAAGACTTTCTGGACTCACAG AACCTCAGTGCCTACAACACACGGCTCTTCAAGGAGGTCAGCCAGGAAGGGAAGGCTTGCTATGAGGTGCGGCTGGCTTCTGTGCTTGGCACAG AGCCTGCCCTGGACTCTGAAGTGACTTCCAAGCTGAAGAGCTATGAATTCCGGGGTAGACATTTCCAGGTGACCCGGGGGGACTATGCCCCCATACTTCAGAAAGTGGTGGAGCATCTGGAGAAAGCCAAG TCATATGCGGCCAACAGCCAGCAGGAGCAGATGCTGGCCCAGTACATGGAAAGCTTTATCCAGGGCTCCATCGAGGCCCACAAGAGGGGCTCCCGCTTCTGGATCCAGGACAAAGGCCCCATTGTGGAGAG TTACATCGGGTTCATCGAGAGCTACCGCGACCCCTTTGGTTCCCGAGGGGAGTTTGAAG GCTTCGTGGCCATGGTGAACAAAGCCATGAGTGCCAAGTTTGAGCGTCTGGTGGCGAGTGCGGAGCAGCTGCTGAAGGAGCTACCCTGGCCCCCAGCCTTTGAGAAGGACAAGTTCCTCACCCCCGACTTCACCTCCCTGGATGTTCTCACCTTCGCCGGCTCTGGCATCCCTGCCGGCATCAACATTCCCAACT ATGATGACCTGAGGCAGACGGAAGGCTTTAAGAATGTGTCACTGGGGAACGTGCTGGCTGTGGCGTATGCCACGCAGCGGGAGAAGCTCACCTTCCTGGAGGAGGATGACAAG GACCTGTACATCCGCTGGAAGGGGCCCTCCTTTGACGTGCAGGTGGGGCTGCATGAGCTGCTGGGCCACGGCAGCGGCAAACTCTTCGTGCAG GATGAGAAAGGAGTGTTCAACTTTGACCAGGAGACAGTGATCAACCCAGAGACGGGGGAGCAG ATTCAGAGCTGGTACCGGAGCGGGGAGACGTGGGACAGCAAGTTCAGCACCATCGCCTCCAGCTATGAAGAGTGCCGGGCTGAGAGTGTGGGCCTCTACCTCTGCCTCAACCCCCAAGTGCTGGA GATCTTTGGCTTCGAGGGGGAAGATGCAGAAGATGTCATCTACGTGAACTGGCTCAACATGGTTCGGGCTGGGTTGCTTGCTCTAGAGTTCTACACCCCTGAGGCCTCCAGCTGGCGACAG GCCCACATGCAGGCCCGGTTTGTGATCCTGAGGGTCTTGCTGGAGGCTGGCGAGGGACTCGTTACTGTCACTCCCACTGCAGGCTCAGATGGGCGCCCGGATGCCCGGGTCCGCCTCGACCGCAGCAAAATCCGTTCTGTGGGCAGGCCCGCCCTGGAGCGGTTCCTGCGGAGACTCCAG GTGCTGAAGTCCACAGGGGATGTGGCCGGAGGGCGGGCCCTGTACGAGGGGTATGCAGCGGTCACTGACGCGCCCCCCGAGTGCTTCCTCACCCTCAGGGACACGGTGCTGCTGCGCAAGGAATCTCGGAAGCTCATCGTTCAGCCCAACACTCGCCTTGAAG GCTCAGAAGTGCAGCTTCTCGAGTACGAAGCCTCTGCTGCCGGCCTCATCCAATCCTTCTCCGAGCGCTTCCCAGAGGATGGGCCGGAGTTGGAGGAGATCCTCACCCAGCTAGCCACAGCTGATGCCCGATTCTGGAAGGGCCCCAATGAGGTCCCAGCTGGCCAGGCCTGA